The following are encoded in a window of Arthrobacter sp. OAP107 genomic DNA:
- the mgrA gene encoding L-glyceraldehyde 3-phosphate reductase, whose protein sequence is MTYVAPDTRYDTMPYRRVGRSGLKLPAISLGLWHNFGDDKRFDEQRAILRRAFDLGVNHFDLANNYGPPDGSAETNFGRHLQDDFRPYRDELVISTKAGYYMWPGPYGEWGSRKYLISSLDQSLQRMGLDYVDIFYSHRPDPETPLEETMGALDYAVRSGKALYAGISSYTPEQTLEAARILKELGTPLLIHQPSYSMLNRWTENGSPNLYEALDQVGAGSIAFSPLAQGMLTDRYLNGIPADSRAAKARFLSESALTDEKLDRVRGLNAIAAGRGQSLAQMAIAWILRDQPKGSPVTSALVGASSVRQLEDTLAAINNLEFSADELTAIDEFAVESDINLWAQPV, encoded by the coding sequence ATGACTTATGTGGCCCCGGACACCCGCTACGACACCATGCCCTACCGCCGCGTCGGACGCAGCGGCCTGAAACTGCCGGCCATCTCGCTGGGCCTGTGGCACAACTTCGGCGATGACAAGCGCTTCGATGAACAGCGCGCCATCCTGCGCCGGGCCTTCGACCTCGGCGTCAACCACTTCGACCTCGCGAACAACTACGGTCCGCCGGATGGCTCCGCTGAGACCAACTTCGGCAGGCACCTGCAGGACGACTTCAGGCCGTACCGTGACGAGCTGGTCATCTCCACCAAAGCCGGCTACTACATGTGGCCCGGTCCGTACGGCGAGTGGGGCTCCCGGAAGTACCTGATCTCCAGCCTGGACCAGTCGCTGCAGCGCATGGGCCTGGACTACGTGGACATCTTCTACAGCCACCGCCCGGACCCGGAGACGCCGCTGGAGGAAACCATGGGCGCGCTCGATTACGCGGTCCGTTCCGGCAAGGCCCTGTACGCCGGCATCTCCTCCTACACGCCGGAGCAGACGCTCGAGGCCGCCCGCATCCTGAAAGAGCTCGGCACCCCGCTGCTCATCCACCAGCCCAGCTACTCCATGCTGAACCGCTGGACCGAGAACGGCTCGCCCAACCTCTACGAGGCACTGGATCAGGTGGGTGCCGGGTCCATCGCGTTCTCCCCCCTGGCCCAGGGCATGCTGACCGACAGGTACCTCAACGGCATCCCGGCCGACTCCCGCGCGGCCAAGGCGAGGTTCCTCTCTGAATCGGCCCTGACCGACGAGAAGCTGGACAGGGTCCGCGGGCTGAATGCCATCGCCGCCGGCCGGGGACAGTCATTGGCCCAGATGGCCATCGCCTGGATCCTGCGCGACCAGCCCAAGGGCTCCCCGGTGACCTCCGCGCTGGTCGGGGCGTCCAGCGTCAGGCAGCTCGAGGACACCCTGGCGGCCATCAACAACCTCGAGTTCAGCGCTGACGAGCTGACGGCGATCGACGAGTTCGCCGTCGAATCCGACATCAACCTGTGGGCGCAGCCGGTCTGA
- a CDS encoding inositol-3-phosphate synthase, producing MSSNPIRVAIVGVGNCAASLVQGVHYYRDADPQATIPGLMHVEFGKYHVNDVKFVAAFDVDGKKVGVDLADAILASENNTIKLAEVPPTGVTVQRGHTLDGLGRYYLETIEQSTEEPVDVVQALKDAQADVMVCYLPVGSQEAAEFYAQCAIDAGVAFVNALPVFIAGTKEWADKFTAAGVPIVGDDIKSQIGATITHRVMAKLFEDRGVTLDRTYQLNVGGNMDFKNMLERDRLESKKISKTQAVTSNVEAELAAKDVHIGPSDYVQWLDDRKWAFVRLEGRNFGDAPVSLEYKLEVWDSPNSAGVIIDAIRAAKIGLDRGIGGPLTSASSYFMKSPPEQFNDDLAREKVEAFIRGDLDR from the coding sequence GTGTCTTCAAATCCGATTCGTGTAGCTATCGTCGGCGTGGGCAACTGTGCCGCTTCGCTGGTTCAGGGTGTCCATTACTACCGGGATGCCGACCCCCAGGCCACGATTCCGGGTCTGATGCACGTGGAGTTCGGCAAGTACCACGTCAACGACGTGAAGTTTGTGGCCGCTTTCGACGTGGACGGCAAGAAGGTCGGCGTCGACCTGGCCGACGCGATCCTGGCCAGCGAGAACAACACGATCAAGCTTGCCGAGGTCCCGCCGACCGGCGTGACGGTCCAGCGCGGCCACACCCTGGACGGCCTGGGCCGGTACTACCTGGAGACCATCGAGCAGTCCACCGAGGAACCTGTGGACGTGGTCCAGGCCCTGAAGGACGCCCAGGCGGACGTTATGGTCTGCTACCTGCCGGTCGGTTCCCAGGAAGCCGCCGAGTTCTACGCCCAGTGCGCGATTGACGCCGGCGTGGCGTTCGTGAACGCGCTGCCCGTGTTCATCGCCGGCACCAAGGAATGGGCTGACAAGTTCACCGCCGCGGGCGTGCCGATCGTGGGTGACGACATCAAGAGCCAGATCGGCGCCACCATCACCCACCGCGTGATGGCGAAGCTGTTCGAAGACCGCGGCGTCACGCTGGACCGCACCTACCAGCTGAACGTCGGCGGCAACATGGACTTCAAGAACATGCTGGAGCGCGACCGCCTCGAGTCCAAGAAAATCTCCAAGACCCAGGCCGTCACCTCCAACGTCGAAGCCGAACTCGCAGCGAAGGACGTCCACATCGGCCCGTCCGACTACGTGCAGTGGCTCGATGACCGCAAGTGGGCCTTCGTCCGCCTCGAGGGCCGCAACTTCGGCGATGCCCCGGTATCCCTGGAATACAAGCTCGAGGTCTGGGACTCACCCAACTCGGCCGGCGTGATCATCGACGCGATCCGCGCGGCGAAGATCGGCCTGGACCGCGGCATCGGCGGCCCGCTGACCTCCGCGTCGAGCTACTTCATGAAGTCCCCGCCGGAGCAGTTCAACGACGACCTCGCCCGCGAGAAGGTCGAGGCCTTCATCCGCGGTGACCTCGACCGCTAA